The segment gaaaaaaaaaaccaaaaaaacccaaaaccacaaccaaaaccacaaagcaggaaaaaacatCGGACGCCTCACAGCCATACCTCGTCTGCACTCGGAGCAGCAAATGACAACGGAAGCCGACTTTCCTTTAACTTCACAGCTTGCGGGTTCCTTTTCGCAccagctggtttggttttttctttcttcgaaAAGAAAAGGTACCGGCAAAGAGAAGAGGAAAAGTATTTGTCAGTTTGTGGATTTTCTGAGCTGTCTTTTAGATAGGCATCCCAGGAGTGAACTGGGGCCGAGAGACAAGACCTGAACTGGGAGTGTTAGAAGCTGGGGATGGggagctgggtgtgtggtgtgtgTATGAGGGCAGTGTCCCTTACACCCACTTATTTGGGGGCTCTCTACACTaaaacagaaagaagccttctcTCTGCTGTTAGGGGATGCTGGGAGGACTCCCTCCTCATTTCAGAGTATTGTCTTTCCTACCCTCTAACAAATATCATCGTCCCATCATCTCTTCTCCACGCCACCCCCTCAAAAGCAAAAATCTTTTTTGGAGGCTGCCTTGCTGCTCTGCCCGGCTGGATGAAGCACCTCAGAGCCGATTAACTGAGCAAGGCAACTCCGGGCTCTGAGCAGCACAAACACTGCCGGGCCCTCTCTGCAAGGGCAGAGGGTGGCAtgtggcagctccagcccctcaaaaGGGCTCCTTGGCTCGGCAGCGCGGGGCCCGTCGGCTTCTCGGATTCCTAGAAACACAATTATTTACTTATTATTCTCTAAACGACATCCTGCCCCGAGAGAGAGGGATTAGATGGGACCGAGGGCAGCCGGGCTGGGACGAGGGGAGCACGGTTTAACAGCCACGAGGTCGGCGCTGGTCGCGATGTGAAAATGCGTTTTGAGGCTCCCTGCCAGGTTTGGGGGAGCCCTGCTTGATGGGGACCGTCCCTCCGTGTCTCAGCAGCCGCGCTGCTCGGAGCCGCCGCCGCTCTCCCTCCCCCAGCCCGGCTGTTTTTGCTGAATTAAGAAGGTGACATTATTCTTCTTTTCAAGTACTTCTGTTAATATTGAAAAACGTGTGCTTGCATTTCAAGCGCGCGCGCTCAGCCTCAGCGGCCATTTCAATATTAATGAAATTGTTTAATCTCCTAAATTCATCGTGTTTAAGTTACGTTTTGGTGAGTTATTGACCGACTCCGAAAACATCGTTAATGGAGTTGATGTGTATTCCCCACAAAGGCTCTTCCTCCCCGGGCTCGCAGCTCCCGAGTCAATCTCCAGTTCTGGCTCTAGGGTGACGGGATGCGCGGCAGCCTCAGGAATACACACCACGCAAACTtccctcctgtgccagggcaagcCTGGCACCCTCCGGGCCCGATCCTGCCCCCAGGGCGGGCACACGGCTGGCAGCGGGGGCAGGATCGGGCCTTGGCTCCCGGGGAGGAGGGAGCGCCGAAAGAGCCGCAGCTCGGCTGCTCCGCGCCCTGCCTGCTCCACACGCACAAGGGCGCGCCGACGAGCGCACGGGCAGGCGGGCAGGCGGACACACACCACGCAGAGCCCGGAAGGCGTCAAGATGACGATGTTTGGCAGGGTGACGGCTGGCACGGACCCGCTAGCCCCATTAGAGCAGCTCTGCGGGACCCCCAGCCTGGGGCCGGCCGGACAGCCCCGGTGCCGGAGCAGAGCGGCAGCGGGTGACCGAGCACACCGTGTGTCCGCCCGTGAGCCCTTCGCTCGGGGTACTGAGAGCAGCTCCCGCTCTCGACACCAACAGGTCCGCGGAAGCAGAGCGgtcctgcaggggctgggcaggggtgcGAGGCGGGAGGGGACGGGACGGGACCGACTTCCCGGGGCGGCTGCCGAGGAGCCCCGATCTCACCGCTCCTCGAAAAAACCGCTCGGGGAGAGCGGATTTGGCAAAGAGAAAGTCCCTCGTTACAGGGGAAACAGTCGCCTTAAGTTAGCCAACAATACAAATCAGATAACAATGCAGAACAAACAGAATACCACAGCCAAGCAATTTCCATGTCAAACATCCCACTGCTCAGTACTTCCATTTGTAAGTGTGAATTGCAGACTAAGCTTCCTGCAAAGTCCACATAGAGGTTAGTGCATaccttccccccacccccagccACCGGGTACCATCGCGCTGCAATTCCGCTGGCGGAGCCTTTTCACCCCTCGCCTTGTCTTCAAATGGAAATGATTCCCATTGGCCCAAGGTGTCCATGTAAATAGGTGTAAATGAAACCAGATTATGCCTTTCTCTCCAGCCCCCTCCTCCCCGCTCCCCTCCCCCTGCTCCCAAGGCGATTGTCATATGATAGCAAAGAAGTGGCACATTAATGAAGCGCCTCTACAGGGGTCTTTTCTGCTCATGTCACCACATAAAACTATCAGATGGTtagaggaaggacatggaggcaACTAGTTAGCTCATCGCCGCTGCAGAGAAGCAAACAAGCCTCTGCTACAGAGCAGCTGCCGGTGGTGTAAAAGAAGCTGATTCAGCCCGCGGAGGCGAAGGGAGGGGTGCACAGGAGGATTCCCAAAACCAAGCCAGCTCGCTGCCTCCTCAGGACTAAACCGCAGCAGCGTGGCCGCGGAAGGAGCGAGAGACACGCCGGAGCAGAGGGCTGGGAAAGAGTCCGGACTCCCAGCTGCGTCCCGGATGCGGACTGTCAACTTCCAGCAACTTTAAGGTGGGCACATGCAGGGGCTGGCATGGAGTTGGGTGGGAGTCGAGGGGAGGGGATGGGGTCCCCTTCACCTTCGCAGGGACCAGAAGACAGAGCTATCGCTAGAGTAACTTCACGGACGGGGGCTCCTGCgggaaggccaggctgagggagGCCGGAGCTGGGTGAAGCACATCGCTTTTCCCCCTGCGgcggcacagggctctgggctgtttTCTCCTGCCCTCATCTGCGCcccactccccccccccccccccaccccccgcgTCCCCCGTTTCCAGGGCTGAGATCCACCGTGCCCCTTCCCCGTGCCCTTCTTTCTCCGGCCCGGCCCCAGAGCCACCGGCTGACCCGACCGGGTGTCCGTGCAAATCCTCTCGGACTCACCTCTGCACCCCCTCCTGCCGCCCCCTCCCCTTGTCGCTGCCCTTCTGCAGATCTCCGCGGGTCGCCTAGCGAAGATGCCTCGCCCGGGCAGGAACACTTACAGCGATCAGAAGCCTCCCTACTCCTACATCTCGCTGACCGCCATGGCGATCCAGAGCTCCCCGGAGAAGATGCTGCCCCTGAGCGAGATCTACAAGTTCATCATGGACCGCTTCCCCTACTACCGGGAGAACACTCAGCGCTGGCAGAACTCCCTCCGCCACAACCTCTCCTTCAACGACTGCTTCATCAAGATCCCGCGCCGCCCCGACCAGCCGGGCAAGGGCAGCTTCTGGGCGCTGCACCCCAGCTGCGGGGACATGTTCGAGAACGGCAGCTTCCTGCGCCGCCGCAAGCGCTTCAAGGTGGTCAAGTCGGACCACCTGGCGCCCAGCAAGCCGGCGGACGCGGCGCAGTACCTGCAGCAGCAAGCCAAGCTGCGCCTCAGCGCCCTCGCCGCCACCGGCACCCACCTGCCCCAGATGTCCACGTACAATCTCGGCGTGTCCCAGCCCTCCAGCTTCAAGCACCCCTTCGCCATCGAGAACATCATCGCCAGAGAGTACAAGATGCCCGGGGGCCTCGCCTTTTCCACGATGCAGCCCATGCCGGCCGCCTACCCCCTCCCCAATCAATTGACTACGGTGGGCAGCTCCATTGGCACGGGCTGGCCCCACATGTACGGCTCCGGCATGATCGACACCGCCACCCCCATCTCCATGGCCAGCAGCGAGTACGGCGCCTACGGCGTGCCCATCAAACCGCTCTGCCACGGCGGGCAGACTTTGCCGGCCATCCCCGTCCCCATCAAGCCTACCCCCGCcgcggtgccagccctgcccgccctgcccgcgcccatccccaccatcctctCGAACTCGCCGCCCTCCCTGAGCCCCACGTCCTCGCAGA is part of the Melospiza melodia melodia isolate bMelMel2 chromosome 15, bMelMel2.pri, whole genome shotgun sequence genome and harbors:
- the FOXB1 gene encoding forkhead box protein B1, producing the protein MPRPGRNTYSDQKPPYSYISLTAMAIQSSPEKMLPLSEIYKFIMDRFPYYRENTQRWQNSLRHNLSFNDCFIKIPRRPDQPGKGSFWALHPSCGDMFENGSFLRRRKRFKVVKSDHLAPSKPADAAQYLQQQAKLRLSALAATGTHLPQMSTYNLGVSQPSSFKHPFAIENIIAREYKMPGGLAFSTMQPMPAAYPLPNQLTTVGSSIGTGWPHMYGSGMIDTATPISMASSEYGAYGVPIKPLCHGGQTLPAIPVPIKPTPAAVPALPALPAPIPTILSNSPPSLSPTSSQTATSQSSPATPSETLTSPAPALHSVAVH